The genomic stretch GCCGGCGGCAACCACAAAGTCAACATCGGGCGCCAGGGCTTCTTCCCAGTCGTCCTTTTTTGTGGAGGAGTATCTACACTCAAACCCCTGCGCTTCCAGCAGCGCTATTAATTGTTTTTTGTCGTACGCTTCTTCCCCGGCTCCGGGATTGTGGATCAACCTGGTCAGTTTCATATACCGGCAAAGGATAATAAAAGTGTACCAGCCCTGAATGCGGCCTGGCATAATCTTGTTCCCTGTACCCGCATGAGAATACTGATAACAAACGACGATGGGATCTACAGTCCCGGAATAGCCGCGCTGGCCCGGGTGGCGCAGCGTTTTGGCGAAGTACAGATTGTGGCGCCGGATGTGGAGCAGTCCTCTATGGGGCATGCCATCACGGCTTCCCGACCTTTATTCTACAAGAAATCGCCTATCACATTTGAAGGCATCAATGCCTACCGGGTGAATGGTACGCCGGCAGACTGTGTAGGCCTGGGCACGCATCTCTGGGCCAATACCGATGTGGTATTGTCGGGCATCAATATGGGCTATAACCTGGGAAATTCCATGTGGCATTCGGGCACCCTGGCAGGCGCCAAGCAGGCGGTATTGCTGGGGATCAAAGGCATTGCGCTCAGTACGGCATCTGGTAAGACCGAACCCGATTTTGAAGCACTGGAGCCTTTTGTAGCGAAAGCCCTGGAACTGCTGCTGGAGTCCACCTCGCTGAGCCTGTTCAATGTCAATTTCCCGCCCAATCCACAGGGCATGAAATGGACGCGGCAGTCAGTCAGGTTGTACGACGGAAAGATTGTTCCCGGTATGGACCCCATGGGCCGCAAGCACTACTGGCATACGGTAGTGCCGCTGGAACCTGCAGATGAAGGCACAGACCGCTGGGCTATAGAGCAGGATTTTGTGTCTATTACTCCATTGCGGCTTGACCTCACCAATGAGGCACAGCTGGTGGAGGCCCTGCAGAAGCAGCCTGTTTCGTAAAAGCTAAAAAAAATCCGGTCGGCTATGCCGACCGGATGCAGATAATGTATAGAATGGCGGCGGTCTGGGTTACAACTCGCTGCCTGTTTTTTCTTTGCGGGAGCGGATCCTGCGTTTGCTTTGCAGGTACTTTTCGTAAACGATCTCGGTCATCGGTTTACCGAGTACTTTGCTTTCCACCCAGGATACTACGTCCAGGTAAGCAAAAGCCCTTGTTTCAAAACGATTCTTTTCCAGGTGTTTGATCTTATCCAGGAACTTCTCAAATTCCGGCTTCAGTTGGCGTGGCGATACATTGAAAGAGTTGCGCAGGAAGCGGAACATCTCTTCTTCCACCACGGTGAGATTCTTCATTTTGGCCATGAACCGGTAGACCGATTTACTGAGGTATTCCATGATTTCAAAATTCCCCAGTTCATAATGCGCCATCAGGTGCAGCAGGCGGGCATAACATTGCAGGTCCACGCGCAGGTCGGGGACGGAGACGTTCATGATCCGCTGTAAATAATCGATGGACTTTGAGAATTCGCCGGCGCCGAAATACAGCGTAGCAAATTTATAGTTGAACACGAGGATGCGGTGTGTATCCACGTAGAGGCTATAGGCCTGGAGTTCTTCTTCCACTTTAGGCACCAGGGCGGAGCCTTCCCGGAAGGTGCCGATCATCAGGTGCTGGTTGATCCGGGCGCTATTGATATAGATGAAGGTATGCGCCCAGAAGTTATCGTGCACTTTGGCCAGGTCAGTCTGGGCGTAGGCTTCGTATTTTTTCAGTGTATTGTTGAATCCTTCAAAATTGCGGAGATCGAAATGGGCGTTCAGCAGGTTATGCATGCCTTTTACATAGTGGCCTGGTTCTACGGCGATCATCTCGGGCTTCTCATCATACAGTTCAATCCATTTCTTGCTGTAGCGGTAATACATGATGAAGTCCTGGCGGATGAAAGCATACCAGCCATAGCTCTGGAAGAGGTAGAGTTTCTCGTAAAAGTCGGTCACTGAATCCGCATGGGGAGGCAGGTTCTCCTTAAAGAAGGCCCGGATATCTTTTTCGTCGGCCTCGTTACGGGCGTGGCCATTACGGATGAACCAGCGGTACAGGAGCAGGGCCAGGTTGGAGAGTTTCACCACGCTGTCAATATGGGTGCTGATCTCCAGGGCTTCTGCGGCCAGCAGGTCGGTCTTTTCCTGGGCGCTGCGGGTTATATGCAGGGTCTCGATCTTTTTTTCAAGGGAGATCACCTGCGCCAGGTAATTGTATTTGTGGTTGGCCTTGGCCATTTCCTTGGCTTTTTCCAGGATCTTGAGGCTTTGGAGCTTAAGACCTTTATTGTAGAGTACCCGGGCATAGTCCAGCTGCTCGCTGAGCTGAAGGTCTATGTTCTCCGAAGTCTTGAGCAGGCGCAATCCTGCTAACAACTGTTTGTATAAATGCGTTTTTAAGTTGGCTAACTGTGGCTTGGTGATGGGCGACAGTTTTTTCATCAAAACTTTCTCATCATATTCCGGCAGTTTGTCCATTGCATCGAATAACTGAATGATCTTCAGGTCTTCTTTTGCAGAACTGCGGGTGATATAAAGCTTAAAATGCCTTTTCTCTGACTTTTCCAGGGATCTTACTAACTGAAATAATGCATCTGTAAATGGGTTGGCCCTCATAATGAAATTCTCCTCAAAGTCAATACCAATAACGGTTTTAATATTTCTTTATCAGTTTTGGCATGATAAAACAGGCAATAAGTTGTTTTGACATCAAATAAAACCCGAGTTATCTTTATGTCGGATTTGAAAGTAATCATACGACAAGCAATCGAAGAGCAAGCAAGTAAGTTAGAGGCAGTAAAAAAGCAGCCCAGGAGCTGCGGAATCAAATCCACATAAAAAGACTTTCGAAGAATTTTCATATGGCAAGCAATCGTTAGAGGTCATCTGTTTCTACAGAAGACCCTTTTTTTTTATAGAAACGGCTGCAATATAGAATTTATTTTTTCGTATTTGCATGACTTTCTATTATTGCAGCGAAAAAAATTGTCAGCCCCGCCCTCCTATATAAATAAATTGCCATAAGTGAGTACCGACCAGCCTAATTCAGCCCTTCTGCGTGAAACTGTCACCATGAAAATGCCCTTTGGCAAATACAAGGACACCCTGCTTTGCGACCTTCCCGTTTCCTACCTGGAATGGTTCCAGCGCAAAGGATTCCCTTCGGGCAAGCTGGGCATGCTGCTGGCTACGGTCTACGAGATCAAGATCAACGGCCTGAGCGAGATCCTGATGAAGCTGAAGCGAATGTAGCAGCCACCAGTCGTCCGCCTCCGGCGGGTGACGGTAATCCATCGCCTCCGGCGATCAACACAACACTGCGGATCCCAGCCTGCCGGTTGCTGCCCTGATGGAACTGCCGGCAAGCAGTCAGCCCCGCGGCCCTTCTTCCCAAAATTCTGTTAAGACCTTTGCCCCGCCAGGGTTTTGCGCCGATAAGGCATTAAATTCCATTCTATATTCCCCCATTTTTCCGGAAAAATTTTATTCGTCCGGCTGTCTCCGTACGCAGCCATTAAAACTACCTGTATGCGCTTTAGGACCATCAACAACCTGGCTGGCTGGATCGTATGCCTGATCGCCTTTGCCGTGTATGCCTGTACGCTGGAACCTACCACCAGCCTCTGGGATTGCGGCGAGTTCATTTCTGCCGCTTACAAACTGCAGATACCCCATCCACCCGGCGCTCCGCTGTTCATCCTGCTGGGCCGGTTCTTTGTGATCCTCTTTGGCGATAACCCGCAAACGGCAGCCATAGCCGTCAATACCCTCAGCGCGGTGGCCAGCGCTTTTACCATTCTGTTCCTTTTCTGGTCCATTACCCATTTTGCCCGTAAGCTGGTATTGCTCCAGGGCGTTGAGCCCCAGGGCAGGCAGGTATTTACTATCATCAGCGCCGGCACTATCGGCGCCCTGGCTTATGCCTTTTCCGATTCTTTCTGGTTCAGCGCCGTGGAAGGTGAGGTCTATGCCCTCTCCTCCTTCTTCACGGCCCTGGTCTTCTGGGCAGCCCTTAAATGGGAGCAGCAGGCTGATCAGCCCGGAGCCGATCGCTGGCTAGTCTTCCTATTCTTCATGATGGGCGTGTCCATCGGGGTACACCTGCTCAACCTGCTGACTATCCCGGCCATCATCATGATCTATTATTTCAAGCGTTTCCGCGTGACCCGAAAGGGTACCCTGCTGGCATTTATAGTGGCCTGCGCAATCACCGGCGTAGTGCAGAAATTCATTATCCAGAGTACCATCCGTGGCGCCGGCTGGTTTGATATCCAGTTTGTCAATGAACTGGGCCTGCCCTTTTTCTCCGGCTTCATCACCTTCTTTATACTGCTGACAGGCGCCCTGCTGCTGGCTGTCCGCTACGCCAGCCGGAAGCAATGGTACCGGTTGAAGCTGGGCCTGGTCTGCTCCCTGTTCATGCTGCTGGGCTATTCCACCTATACCACCACCCTGCTGCGCTCCAATGCCAACCCGGGTGTGGACTTCAACAATGTTGACAATCCGATCACCCTGGCCAGTTACCTGGGCCGGGAACAGTATAACGACTGGCCCATTCTCTATGGTCCCGACTTTACAGAGAAAGCACCCTACGCTGCCAATGGCGATCAATATGTGAAACTGGGCAACCGGTATGCGGTAGCCGGCAAGGATTTCCGGCAGGACTGGGCCGCGGCGCCCGGAGCGCATTTCTTCCCCCGCCTATGGGATCCGGGTAACGACCGGCGTCAGCCCGAATGTTACCAGCGCTTCACCGGGCTGGAAGAAGGCGAAGCACCCACCATGGCCGATAATATCCGCTACTTCAGCAACTACCAGGCCGGCTGGATGTACATGCGTTATTTCCTCTGGAACTTTTCCGGGAAACAAAACGATCTGCAGGGCTTCGGCAATGCGCGCGACAGTAATTTCATCACCGGCTTTTCCTTTGTGGACAATGCCCTCCATGGTGATCAGTCCATGCTGCCCGACAGCATTCACCAGGACAATAAAGGCTATAACCGGCTCTACATGCTGCCCCTGGCCCTGGGCATTATTGGATTGGTATTTCATTTCAGGCGCCAGAAAAAAGATTTCCTGGTCAGCGGCCTGCTCTTCTTTTTCACCGGCCTGGCCGTGGTCGTTTACCTGAACCAGTCCGGGTTCCAGCCGCGGGAGCGGGACTATGCCTATGTGGGTTCTTTCTATGCCTTTGCTATCTGGATCGGGCTGGGTGTGGTAGCCCTCAGCCAGTGGCTGGGTAAATGGGCCAAAGGGTCCCTGCCTGTCTATGCTATCGCCGGCTGCTGCCTGCTGGCCGTACCGGGCCTCATGCTGCAACAGGAATGGGACGATCATGACCGGAGCGATAAAACCCTGGCCCGTGACCTGGCGCGTAACTACCTCGAAAGCTGCCCGCCCAATGCCATCCTGCTCACAGCCGAAGACAATGACACCTATCCGCTCTGGTATCTCCAGGAAGTGGAAGGCGTAAGGCGGGATGTGCGAGTCATGATCAGCGGTATCCTTTCTATGGACTGGTATATTAACCAGCTGCGCTACAAGGTCAATGACAGCGATCCTTTTGCTATGCCGCTGACACCGGAACAGATAGCCGGCAACAGGCTCAACCTGGTATATCCCGCAAAGCTGCCAGGCTTTGACGCCAATAAATATTATGACCTCCGGGAGATGCTGACCAATGTAGCAGCCAGTGATGACCCCCGATATACCCACCTGACGGAAGAAGGCGAACTGATCCACCTGCTGCCCACCCGCAAATTTTCGGTGCCGGTAGATGAACATTTGGTACGAACCAATGGGACGGTGCAGCCCGGAGAAACGATACTGCCGCAGCTGACCATTGACCTGAGCAATAAAGAATACTTTCTCAAAAATGACCTGGCCATTCTGGCGCTGATAGCCGACAACAAATGGAAAAGACCTATCTGCTTCAGCAGCAGCAGCACGGCGGCCGACCTGGGCCTGGAAAAATATGTCCGGCTGGAAGGCCTGACCTGGCGGCTGGCGCCGGTGGAGAATAGCCTGGTCAATACTGCCGTGGCGTCAAAGAATATCCTGGAAAAATTCAGCTATGGCAATGCCGGTCGGCCCGGCGTTTATTTTGATGAGGAAAACCGGCGCCGGCTGAACACTATCCGCATTGCCCATCTGCAGGTAGCGCAGGGCCTGCTGCATACCGGCGATAAGGCCGGAGCAAGGGCCATCCTCCGTCGCTTTGATAGCCAGGTGAGCCCGGCCAATTTCCCCTATGGCTATACTACCAACCTGGGCAACCAGCACAATATTGTTTCGGCCCAGTTCCTGCAGACCTGTTACCTGGCGGACGACCTGGAGCTGGCCCGGAAAGTAACTACTTCCCTGGAAAAAGACCTGCGGCAGCAGCTGCGCTATTATCGCCACCTGGGTGATGCGGAGCAGCCGGAAGAGCAACTGGTCCAGAATGCTTACCAGCTGGTCCAGGGAAAGCCGGGAGAACTGGCCAGTCGGCAGTATGCCTTTGCCAGGGATATCCTCAGCTCCTGGCAGCTGTTGCAGCAGCTGAAAGATTGGGAACTGGAATTTACCGGCAAGAAAAGCAGCTGAGCGGTCAAAGCCGGCGTTCAGGAATACTGTTAAACAGCCTGACTGCTGTGGGAGGTTGTTTCCAGATGCATCAGTATTTGCCTGCGCTGCGGCAGGCATTGTTTACATTTGCGGCCATAATCTGTCATTATGCGCCACCTGATCTGTTTTCTATTGCTGGCGGGCAGCCTGGCTGCCTGCAAGCCCTCTTATAAAGAGCCCCATATTGAGATCCGCACCAAACTGGGTGATATAGAAATAGAACTCTACCCGGACAAAGCCCCTAAAACAGTGGCTGCTTTCCTCGGCTATGTAGAGAAAGGATTATACAAGGATGGTAGTTTTTACCGGGTACTCAATCTGGAGAACCAGCCTTCCAATGCCGGTAAGGCGGAGCTGATCCAGGGCGGCATTTACAAGAAACGCAACCAGCGGGAAACTATTCCCGGCATTCCGCATGAAAGCACTGATAAGACGGGCATCCTGCACAAGGATGGAACTATTTCCCTGGCCAGGCTGGAGCCGGGCACTGCTACTACTGAATTCTTCATCTGCCTCGGTGATCAGCCCGGCTTTGACCATGGCGGGGAGAACAATGCCGATGGCCTGGGGTATGCCGCCTTCGGAAAGGTGGTAAAAGGAATGGATATAGTGCGGCGTATTTACCAGCGCCCGGAATATGAGCAGTCCTTTGATCCCCCTGTGCCTATTTATACTATTGTAAGGTTGTAAGACCGTCTGCCTGAAAAAACAACTTATCTGTACATACGGACAGGGGAAAGATCTGGGGAGAACCTATCCGGGAAAACCCGTGGCCTTTCCTGTTACAGCCCTTATCTTCGCGGCCTCAAATAAAAAGGATAATGACAGGCATAGACAGTGTACAGCTGGAAAAAGTGATCGTCCATAAAGTGGGCAACCCTTCCAGGGGCGAAGAATTGAAATTGTCGGAAAACCCGCTGACCCTGAACGATGAGATCGTAAGGGGGCTGCTGACCAAATATTTTTTGGGTCCCTTCAACGAAAATGAACTCTACCATTTTACGCACCTCTCCGACCTGGACATGAACGAGGTCTACAACTATGTCCGCAAAATATTTGAGGCCAGGGAAAACTTCCTGCCGCAATCCGCCCTGCTGGCGCAGTTCCTGTATACAAAGTCTACCCATGCCAAGGTGAAAGAAGGCGAGTTGTATGTAGCGCTGTTCGACAAAGTACCTTTTGAAGGTGAAGAGATCCAGGCGGTAGGCCTGTTCAAATCGGAGTCCAAAGAAACTTTCCTCAAAGTATTCCCACATGGCCAGAGCTATGAGGTGATCCATGAAGAAGGCATCAATATCAATAAGCTGGACAAAGGCTGCCTGATCTTCCGCAGCAATACTGCCGAAGGCTTCAAGGTAGCTGTAGTAGACAATACCAACAAACAGAATGATGCCGTGTACTGGCTGACCGATTTCCTGCAGGTGACGCCCTACTCCGACAGCTTTCACAACACAGACAAATACCTTAGCCTCTGCAAGCAGTTTATCACCAATGAATACCCGGAAAAATTCGATGTCAGCAAGAGCGACCAGATCGATATGCTGAACCGGTCCATGGATTATTTCAAGAGCAAAGAGCAGTTCAGCTTACAGGAGTTTGCAGAAGAGGTGATCCATCACCCTGATGTGCTGGATACGTTTATGGATTACAAGAAGAACTTTGAAACAGCCCGCAATTTTGAGATCGGGGATGAATTTGATATCCATCTCTCAGCGGTTAAAAAACAGCAGCGCGTGTTCAAAACAGTCCTGAAGCTGGACCGCAATTTCCATATCTATATCCATGGACGAAGGGACCTGATAGAGCGGGGGATAGATGAAACAACGGGAAAAAAATACTATAAGATATTTTATGACGAAGAAACCTAAGCTGGAGCGGCTGTCAGACTAAAATGCCGCCTTCATCGAAAGATGAAGGCGGCATTTGTTTATAAGGAAATGTTTTTAAGAATAGCAGCGAATGCAGCTAAACAGTTGCTTTCTGCCCTGCGGGCACTACCACAGCAGCCTGGCTTTCCGCTACAGCAGCCGGAGCTTTTTCCTTCCGGTACTTAGCCAGGTTGATCAGCAGTACGCTGCCCAGGATGATAGCCAGCCCAACGATCTGCAGGGTGCTCATATGCTCACCGGCAAACAGCACGC from Candidatus Pseudobacter hemicellulosilyticus encodes the following:
- the surE gene encoding 5'/3'-nucleotidase SurE, producing MRILITNDDGIYSPGIAALARVAQRFGEVQIVAPDVEQSSMGHAITASRPLFYKKSPITFEGINAYRVNGTPADCVGLGTHLWANTDVVLSGINMGYNLGNSMWHSGTLAGAKQAVLLGIKGIALSTASGKTEPDFEALEPFVAKALELLLESTSLSLFNVNFPPNPQGMKWTRQSVRLYDGKIVPGMDPMGRKHYWHTVVPLEPADEGTDRWAIEQDFVSITPLRLDLTNEAQLVEALQKQPVS
- a CDS encoding DUF3820 family protein, with protein sequence MSTDQPNSALLRETVTMKMPFGKYKDTLLCDLPVSYLEWFQRKGFPSGKLGMLLATVYEIKINGLSEILMKLKRM
- a CDS encoding DUF2723 domain-containing protein yields the protein MRFRTINNLAGWIVCLIAFAVYACTLEPTTSLWDCGEFISAAYKLQIPHPPGAPLFILLGRFFVILFGDNPQTAAIAVNTLSAVASAFTILFLFWSITHFARKLVLLQGVEPQGRQVFTIISAGTIGALAYAFSDSFWFSAVEGEVYALSSFFTALVFWAALKWEQQADQPGADRWLVFLFFMMGVSIGVHLLNLLTIPAIIMIYYFKRFRVTRKGTLLAFIVACAITGVVQKFIIQSTIRGAGWFDIQFVNELGLPFFSGFITFFILLTGALLLAVRYASRKQWYRLKLGLVCSLFMLLGYSTYTTTLLRSNANPGVDFNNVDNPITLASYLGREQYNDWPILYGPDFTEKAPYAANGDQYVKLGNRYAVAGKDFRQDWAAAPGAHFFPRLWDPGNDRRQPECYQRFTGLEEGEAPTMADNIRYFSNYQAGWMYMRYFLWNFSGKQNDLQGFGNARDSNFITGFSFVDNALHGDQSMLPDSIHQDNKGYNRLYMLPLALGIIGLVFHFRRQKKDFLVSGLLFFFTGLAVVVYLNQSGFQPRERDYAYVGSFYAFAIWIGLGVVALSQWLGKWAKGSLPVYAIAGCCLLAVPGLMLQQEWDDHDRSDKTLARDLARNYLESCPPNAILLTAEDNDTYPLWYLQEVEGVRRDVRVMISGILSMDWYINQLRYKVNDSDPFAMPLTPEQIAGNRLNLVYPAKLPGFDANKYYDLREMLTNVAASDDPRYTHLTEEGELIHLLPTRKFSVPVDEHLVRTNGTVQPGETILPQLTIDLSNKEYFLKNDLAILALIADNKWKRPICFSSSSTAADLGLEKYVRLEGLTWRLAPVENSLVNTAVASKNILEKFSYGNAGRPGVYFDEENRRRLNTIRIAHLQVAQGLLHTGDKAGARAILRRFDSQVSPANFPYGYTTNLGNQHNIVSAQFLQTCYLADDLELARKVTTSLEKDLRQQLRYYRHLGDAEQPEEQLVQNAYQLVQGKPGELASRQYAFARDILSSWQLLQQLKDWELEFTGKKSS
- a CDS encoding peptidylprolyl isomerase, whose translation is MRHLICFLLLAGSLAACKPSYKEPHIEIRTKLGDIEIELYPDKAPKTVAAFLGYVEKGLYKDGSFYRVLNLENQPSNAGKAELIQGGIYKKRNQRETIPGIPHESTDKTGILHKDGTISLARLEPGTATTEFFICLGDQPGFDHGGENNADGLGYAAFGKVVKGMDIVRRIYQRPEYEQSFDPPVPIYTIVRL
- a CDS encoding nucleoid-associated protein → MTGIDSVQLEKVIVHKVGNPSRGEELKLSENPLTLNDEIVRGLLTKYFLGPFNENELYHFTHLSDLDMNEVYNYVRKIFEARENFLPQSALLAQFLYTKSTHAKVKEGELYVALFDKVPFEGEEIQAVGLFKSESKETFLKVFPHGQSYEVIHEEGININKLDKGCLIFRSNTAEGFKVAVVDNTNKQNDAVYWLTDFLQVTPYSDSFHNTDKYLSLCKQFITNEYPEKFDVSKSDQIDMLNRSMDYFKSKEQFSLQEFAEEVIHHPDVLDTFMDYKKNFETARNFEIGDEFDIHLSAVKKQQRVFKTVLKLDRNFHIYIHGRRDLIERGIDETTGKKYYKIFYDEET